Proteins from a genomic interval of Spea bombifrons isolate aSpeBom1 chromosome 4, aSpeBom1.2.pri, whole genome shotgun sequence:
- the LOC128490805 gene encoding NXPE family member 3-like — protein sequence MATMIWTRRLFCVLIFFIGYLALVTYRMIRMKSTDLYHPPPFRTFLNPVTNPHTTVDDELIKLLDWPEPPTTVSNISLSTHPKKSTFHLLDNQTTFKVGETLRVLITAKDHDGYPKTYGGDFFEAKLHSPKYKAGVTGNVNDFGNGSYLATFLLPWPGEVAVNIKLIVSSEAVAVLKNKRENHPEKVYFHGFFQLNGITEVTECNVELGRSDVCTYNHPISGDTWECVRPQKLPCDAWVSHSTGGFRNVTSLVESYLLSGSVAEQNIQSFVPPINVEPTNRITELISKLPVCRPGQEPPQPSGYYYNDNWVSLTCQGQHFPHPSNASDCLRGKNIYMFGDSTLRQWFEYLESFIPSLKRIDLHGNFMPGPLLAVDPEFGLLLTFRSHGLPYRTTRTMASDFHYESVDIAGISGGPHTVVVITVWAHFTSFPIRFYIRRLAQVRKAVVSLLSRSPQTKVIIKTANTGETSVYTSDWLAFQLDILMRAAFKGLPIAMIDAWDMTSCHYYMKNLHPGPQVIRNEVDLMLSYICPR from the exons ATGGCCACAATGATTTGGACCAGAAGACTTTTCTGTGTTCTAATCTTCTTTATAGGATATTTGGCATTG GTCACCTATAGGATGATAAGAATGAAATCTACGGATTTGTATCATCCTCCCCCATTTAGGACATTTCTGAATCCTGTCACAAATCCTCATACAACTGTGGATGATGAGCTCATAAAATTACTAGACTGGCCAGAACCCCCTACTACTGTTTCCAATATCAGCCTCTCCACCCACCCCAAAAAGAGCACTTTCCACCTGCTAGACAATCAGACCACGTTCAAGGTTGGAGAAACGTTAAGGGTCCTTATCACGGCTAAGGATCATGATGGCTACCCAAAAACCTATGGAGGTGACTTTTTCGAAGCAAAGTTGCACTCCCCGAAGTATAAAGCTGGGGTAACTGGAAACGTGAATGACTTTGGCAATGGAAGCTACTTGGCCACTTTCCTACTCCCATGGCCCGGAGAAGTTGCTGTGAATATCAAGCTAATTGTGTCCAGTGAAGCTGTGGCTGTCCTTAAGAACAAGAGAGAGAATCACCCAGAAAAG GTCTATTTTCACGGCTTTTTCCAACTGAATGGCATTACTGAGGTCACCGAATGTAATGTTGAGCTGGGGAGGAGCGACGTCTGTACCTATAACCACCCTATCAGTGGTGACACGTGGGAGTGCGTGAGGCCACAAAAGCTGCCTTGTGACGCTTGGGTTTCTCATTCTACGGGCGGCTTTCGTAATGTGACCAGTTTAGTGGAAAGTTACTTACTGAGTGG ATCAGTTGCCGAGCAGAATATTCAAAGCTTCGTTCCTCCAATCAACGTGGAGCCAACTAATAGAATTACAG AACTCATCTCAAAGCTGCCAGTCTGTAGACCAGGTCAAGAGCCCCCACAGCCTTCTGGatattattataatgataaCTGGGTATCCTTGACATGTCAGGGGCAACACTTCCCTCACCCATCAAATGCCAGTGACTGCCTACGGGGAAAGAATATCTACATGTTTGGAGATTCCACTCTGCGTCAGTGGTTTGAATATCTAGAGAGTTTCATCCCAA GCCTCAAGAGGATTGATCTGCACGGTAATTTTATGCCTGGACCATTGCTTGCGGTAGACCCTGAATTTGGACTCTTACTGACTTTTAGATCTCACGGACTACCTTATAGGACCACACGGACTATGGCCTCTGATTTCCACTATGAGTCTGTAGACATAGCGGGCATTAGCGGAGGACCTCATACAGTTGTAGTGATAACAGTCTGGGCCCATTTCACCAGCTTCCCAATACGGTTTTACATACGAAGGTTAGCCCAGGTACGGAAGGCAGTTGTATCCCTGCTCTCCCGCAGCCCACAGACTAAAGTTATTATTAAAACGGCTAATACAGGCGAAACATCTGTATACACCAGTGATTGGCTGGCTTTTCAACTGGACATCCTAATGAGGGCAGCATTTAAAGGTCTGCCCATCGCCATGATTGACGcatgggatatgacgtcatgtcATTACTATATGAAAAACCTCCACCCGGGTCCGCAAGTCATAAGGAATGAAGTTGACCTTATGTTATCTTATATCTGCCCCCGTTGA